A genomic stretch from Methanomassiliicoccales archaeon includes:
- a CDS encoding TIM barrel protein translates to MRFGIMVTIKDANEFRHQHWDFTELLIRDCDEKEAIEHFLSTEEMCKVVHAPELIHFSNKKMLIDLANEDDKFREFCVMRITEICEIADSYGLPTVIHPGGVLPYAIANRQRIVEGLRKSLESIGGKKWIENMPRFYHLGDHLLHCNILLSPKEYDAIRNYVNGFVLDTSHAYLSTTDDGNEMINQYLRELDESITHIHLSDAIQPADEGLQIGEGKIRFDFLKEIADLPVLLEIRGGHLNKGIGFIEARKKIEAILHKNSNLYTH, encoded by the coding sequence ATGCGCTTTGGTATAATGGTTACAATCAAAGATGCAAACGAGTTTAGGCATCAGCACTGGGACTTCACCGAACTTCTAATTCGGGATTGCGACGAGAAAGAAGCAATCGAGCACTTCCTTTCGACCGAGGAAATGTGCAAAGTTGTTCATGCGCCTGAATTGATACATTTTTCAAACAAAAAGATGCTTATCGATCTTGCAAACGAGGACGATAAGTTCAGAGAATTTTGTGTCATGAGAATCACCGAAATATGCGAGATCGCTGATTCGTATGGCTTGCCGACAGTCATCCATCCTGGTGGCGTCTTGCCATATGCGATTGCGAACCGTCAAAGAATAGTCGAGGGGCTTAGAAAATCGCTTGAGTCGATCGGCGGCAAAAAGTGGATCGAAAATATGCCGAGATTCTACCATTTGGGTGACCACTTGTTGCACTGCAATATTCTTCTTTCACCAAAAGAGTACGATGCGATCAGGAATTACGTGAACGGTTTCGTGCTCGACACATCTCACGCATATTTGTCAACAACTGATGATGGAAATGAGATGATAAACCAATACCTTCGGGAATTGGACGAATCGATCACGCATATTCACTTGTCCGATGCAATTCAGCCCGCAGACGAGGGACTCCAAATTGGAGAAGGAAAAATCCGCTTCGATTTTTTGAAAGAAATAGCGGATTTACCAGTTCTCTTGGAGATTCGCGGCGGCCATTTAAACAAAGGAATTGGTTTTATAGAGGCAAGAAAGAAGATCGAAGCGATCCTTCACAAAAATTCCAACCTATACACCCATTGA
- a CDS encoding response regulator: MRRIPKPLKILMVDDNIEHLSLCSEYLPKDEFILDKALNAAEAMKKINENRYDLIILDYSLPDIDGLELLKKIKSVGIKAPIIFTTAFDDPHLSFEAMKNGVKDYVVKTFEYYKTLKDRIFDIFQSD; the protein is encoded by the coding sequence TTGCGACGCATACCTAAGCCACTGAAAATCCTAATGGTCGACGACAACATCGAGCATCTATCACTCTGCTCAGAATATCTCCCAAAGGATGAATTCATTCTTGACAAGGCGCTTAATGCAGCGGAAGCGATGAAGAAGATCAATGAAAACCGCTATGATCTTATCATTCTCGATTATTCCCTTCCTGATATCGATGGATTGGAACTTCTCAAAAAGATAAAGTCTGTGGGAATCAAAGCGCCAATTATTTTTACAACTGCATTTGATGATCCTCACCTCAGCTTTGAAGCGATGAAAAATGGTGTTAAGGACTATGTCGTTAAGACTTTTGAATACTATAAAACGCTCAAAGATCGAATCTTCGATATTTTCCAATCTGACTAA
- a CDS encoding flavodoxin family protein, giving the protein MIKVVGLMGSPRIGGNSDLLLDAALDGARGAEGSVEKIIVEKLDLHGCRECDSCMHTGNCKFHDDMELIYDLIDQLDVMIISSPVFFSGVPGQLKMMIDRCQCIWARKFIRGEKIGGGKRRVGGIILVGGKERSHFEGLLFTLKTFFMTIDVELTGQLTFAGIDKRGTILDHPTALADARELGWKLVNLVKEKK; this is encoded by the coding sequence TTGATTAAAGTTGTTGGCCTGATGGGAAGTCCGAGAATCGGCGGAAATTCTGATCTACTTCTCGATGCGGCACTGGATGGTGCCAGAGGGGCTGAAGGAAGCGTCGAGAAGATCATCGTTGAGAAACTCGATCTTCATGGATGCAGGGAATGTGATAGCTGCATGCATACTGGTAATTGTAAGTTTCATGATGACATGGAATTGATCTATGATCTGATCGATCAACTCGATGTGATGATCATCTCCTCTCCAGTCTTTTTTTCGGGTGTTCCGGGTCAGTTAAAGATGATGATCGATCGATGCCAGTGTATATGGGCGAGGAAGTTTATCAGGGGAGAAAAAATTGGCGGAGGAAAGAGAAGGGTGGGCGGAATCATACTGGTTGGGGGGAAAGAGCGATCGCATTTCGAGGGGTTACTTTTCACTCTTAAAACGTTCTTTATGACGATTGACGTCGAATTGACGGGTCAATTGACGTTTGCTGGTATCGATAAGAGGGGAACGATTCTCGACCACCCAACGGCGCTGGCAGACGCAAGGGAACTCGGCTGGAAACTTGTAAATCTTGTTAAAGAGAAAAAATGA
- a CDS encoding ribbon-helix-helix protein, CopG family, with protein sequence MVVISVSISAKELREFDEVAKKLGFTSRSDAVRSALHKFVSLSKLVEGSEGEGFYLVSLAYEKKKKHQVADIMHKHSEMIKSSLHSHFNDRCVEQIIAIGEYSKLRSFTEELSSLKDVRYSISIV encoded by the coding sequence ATGGTGGTCATCAGCGTCTCGATTTCGGCAAAAGAGCTCCGGGAGTTTGATGAGGTTGCTAAGAAACTCGGATTTACGAGCAGATCGGATGCTGTGAGATCCGCTCTGCACAAATTCGTATCGCTGAGCAAGTTGGTAGAAGGAAGCGAGGGCGAAGGGTTTTATCTCGTTTCTCTCGCCTACGAAAAAAAGAAGAAACACCAGGTGGCCGACATCATGCATAAACATTCTGAGATGATCAAGAGCTCACTGCACAGTCATTTCAACGACCGTTGCGTGGAGCAAATTATCGCGATTGGAGAATATTCGAAATTGCGGTCATTCACCGAGGAGCTTTCATCTCTCAAAGACGTGAGATATTCGATAAGCATCGTTTGA
- the cadA gene encoding cadmium-translocating P-type ATPase produces the protein MDCIECAKKIEKAVKEIEGVKQVRVSYTLGKMSVEVEKGKVSTEQLRRSVGLLGYKLEPVEQGAYEDFFTFKNRRLVATAVSGIFLLLGIVTEVALDISYLYLSFYGIAILIGGYYIAHRGLVAILEKYLDINMLMIIAVCGSVAIGSYSEGAAIVFLFSTAEMLESFSIVRTRKSIYELMDFAPNRALVRREGKEEYYDVNDVAIGDIVIIKPGERIPIDGIVISGQSSVDEAPVTGESIPVTKRLGDQVFAGTLNASGFLEIEVTKEFKDTVISRIVQLVEEAESEKAPTERFVDRFAKYYTPIIVLAAILTIVIPPLFFNEPFDVWFYRGLVLLVISCPCALVISTPVTVVSAITGATRRGVLFKGGIHLERMGQISVIAFDKTGTITKGKPEVDEIIPFKNYSEYEVLKIAASAENRSEHHLARAVIAKAEELRIGIEEVEAFESMSGKGVTAVILGNRIFCGSPEFFVEQGIDLLTYKDLIERKNAEGKTVIIVGTEREAIGMLTIRDTVKPEAREVIRELRNLGIRKIVMLTGDSEKVAAKVAEELQLDEYKARLLPEEKVRAIEEYQKKYGPVIMVGDGVNDAPALAKAEIGVAMGVAGTDVALEAADVALMGDDLRALSFGIKLSRRASRVIKQNISVSLAVKSIFFVLAFPGFITLWLAILIGDLGTSFAVISNAMRLVR, from the coding sequence ATGGATTGCATTGAATGCGCGAAGAAGATTGAAAAAGCGGTTAAGGAGATTGAAGGCGTCAAGCAGGTCCGTGTTTCTTACACTCTCGGTAAAATGTCAGTGGAAGTTGAAAAGGGTAAAGTTTCAACTGAGCAGCTTAGGAGGTCTGTCGGGCTGTTGGGATATAAACTTGAACCTGTCGAACAGGGTGCATACGAGGATTTTTTTACATTCAAGAACAGAAGACTTGTTGCGACAGCTGTATCAGGTATTTTTCTGCTTCTTGGTATTGTCACGGAAGTTGCTCTTGACATCTCTTACCTTTACCTTTCATTTTACGGAATCGCGATTCTCATTGGCGGGTACTATATCGCCCACAGAGGTCTAGTGGCAATCCTCGAAAAGTATCTCGATATTAATATGCTGATGATCATCGCCGTCTGCGGCTCGGTTGCGATAGGCTCGTACTCAGAGGGTGCAGCAATTGTTTTCCTGTTTTCTACGGCCGAAATGCTTGAATCCTTTTCTATCGTCCGTACAAGAAAATCGATTTACGAACTTATGGATTTTGCACCAAATCGTGCACTCGTTCGTAGAGAGGGCAAAGAAGAGTATTACGATGTCAACGATGTTGCGATTGGCGACATTGTAATCATCAAGCCAGGTGAAAGAATTCCGATCGACGGTATTGTGATTTCTGGGCAGTCATCAGTTGATGAAGCGCCAGTGACAGGCGAGTCGATACCTGTAACGAAAAGACTGGGCGATCAAGTTTTTGCAGGGACGTTAAACGCATCGGGTTTTCTTGAAATTGAAGTCACCAAAGAATTCAAGGATACGGTCATTTCGAGGATTGTACAACTTGTTGAGGAAGCAGAAAGCGAGAAAGCCCCTACCGAACGATTCGTTGACAGATTCGCGAAGTATTACACACCAATCATCGTTCTCGCAGCTATCCTGACAATTGTAATCCCCCCTTTGTTTTTCAATGAACCGTTCGATGTCTGGTTTTACAGAGGGCTCGTCCTCCTCGTTATCTCATGTCCGTGTGCGCTCGTGATTTCAACACCGGTTACAGTCGTCTCGGCTATCACTGGTGCAACGAGACGTGGTGTTCTGTTTAAAGGAGGGATTCATCTCGAGAGGATGGGACAGATATCTGTGATCGCATTTGACAAGACAGGGACGATTACAAAGGGGAAGCCAGAGGTTGATGAAATCATCCCCTTCAAAAATTATTCAGAATATGAAGTGCTGAAAATCGCTGCTTCCGCAGAAAACCGATCAGAACACCATCTCGCACGAGCGGTGATAGCAAAGGCCGAAGAGCTGAGAATTGGGATTGAGGAGGTCGAGGCGTTTGAATCCATGTCAGGCAAGGGGGTGACCGCCGTAATCTTGGGGAACAGAATTTTCTGTGGAAGTCCCGAGTTTTTTGTCGAGCAAGGTATCGATCTTTTGACTTACAAAGATCTCATCGAAAGAAAAAATGCTGAGGGCAAGACTGTGATCATTGTTGGAACGGAAAGGGAAGCGATTGGCATGCTGACAATACGCGACACGGTGAAACCCGAAGCCCGTGAAGTTATTCGTGAATTGAGGAATCTCGGGATAAGAAAGATCGTGATGTTAACTGGGGATAGCGAAAAGGTCGCTGCGAAAGTTGCCGAGGAATTGCAGCTCGACGAATACAAAGCGCGATTGCTTCCCGAAGAAAAAGTCAGGGCAATTGAGGAATACCAGAAGAAATACGGGCCTGTTATCATGGTTGGCGATGGCGTCAATGACGCGCCTGCACTTGCAAAGGCTGAAATTGGGGTCGCAATGGGCGTTGCAGGAACAGATGTCGCATTGGAAGCAGCTGATGTCGCGCTCATGGGGGATGACCTGAGGGCGTTGTCATTCGGTATCAAGTTGAGCAGACGTGCTTCAAGAGTGATTAAGCAAAATATCTCTGTCTCTCTCGCGGTTAAGTCCATCTTCTTTGTCCTTGCTTTTCCTGGATTCATTACGCTTTGGCTTGCCATACTAATCGGTGATCTAGGTACCTCATTTGCCGTTATCTCCAATGCGATGAGGCTTGTGCGTTGA
- a CDS encoding methanogen output domain 1-containing protein, with translation MIRKEFKDEEIKTLEPKGRIKEILVDVIPLLLRRSFPERNRREFIRVLSFKLETLYDEYLGTEKNVGSETLAKSITQIFNDLDGCFDFEINNNEITLIGTRCPWGNKKRRNPIICRLTKSIASRFAKRAWNKINVTITETLANRDRS, from the coding sequence TTGATCAGGAAGGAATTTAAGGATGAAGAGATCAAGACACTCGAACCAAAAGGAAGAATCAAAGAGATTTTAGTTGACGTCATACCCCTACTCCTACGAAGAAGCTTTCCCGAAAGAAATAGAAGGGAGTTTATCAGAGTACTTTCTTTTAAGCTCGAGACGCTTTATGATGAGTATCTTGGCACCGAGAAAAATGTTGGTTCTGAGACTCTTGCGAAAAGCATCACCCAGATATTCAATGACCTCGATGGCTGTTTCGATTTTGAGATCAATAATAATGAGATCACACTTATTGGAACCCGATGCCCGTGGGGAAACAAGAAGAGAAGGAATCCGATCATCTGTAGGTTGACAAAAAGTATCGCCTCACGATTTGCGAAGAGGGCTTGGAATAAGATCAATGTGACGATCACGGAAACCCTGGCAAACAGGGACAGGAGCTGA
- a CDS encoding response regulator codes for MTLVSLSENYEKEESILPPRILIVDDDKVVQARISEILREKGCKVITTSATEEAIKKMIGSFFDIVLVDIGLPDDSGKDIVEMIIHKGPNTGLVVTDGNDLSEEDIEWTMKKVLGLGV; via the coding sequence ATGACATTAGTGAGCCTCAGTGAGAATTATGAAAAGGAGGAGAGCATTCTGCCCCCGAGAATACTTATTGTCGATGATGATAAAGTAGTTCAGGCAAGAATTTCTGAAATCCTGAGAGAAAAAGGTTGCAAAGTCATCACGACTTCGGCAACAGAAGAAGCGATAAAAAAGATGATTGGATCATTTTTCGATATTGTCCTCGTCGATATCGGATTACCAGATGATTCTGGAAAAGATATAGTTGAAATGATAATTCACAAGGGTCCAAACACTGGGCTCGTAGTCACGGACGGGAACGATCTTTCTGAGGAGGACATTGAATGGACCATGAAAAAAGTATTAGGGCTCGGCGTCTGA
- a CDS encoding helix-turn-helix domain-containing protein, which produces MEEELLRPSEVAKRFGISVKTLWKWQRRGIIRAVRLPTGKLRYPKSEVERLWRQLRATESQ; this is translated from the coding sequence ATGGAAGAAGAACTCTTACGACCCTCAGAAGTCGCTAAGAGGTTCGGCATCTCGGTTAAGACTCTCTGGAAGTGGCAGAGGAGGGGTATTATCAGGGCTGTTAGGCTTCCAACTGGAAAGCTACGCTACCCTAAGAGCGAGGTTGAGAGGCTTTGGAGGCAGTTAAGAGCTACAGAGTCCCAATAG
- the rfbB gene encoding dTDP-glucose 4,6-dehydratase, which produces MYRRILVTGGMGFIGSNFIRFMIEKHPEMEIINLDKLTYAGNPRNLEDIRCERLKFVRGDICDETVVNDLAAKCDAIVHFAAETHVDRSIASANEFIKTDVYGTYVLLEAARKQHVKRFIHISTDEVYGEAVTAPSKETDALMPKSPYAASKAGADRLVFSYYCTYGLPVIITRCTNNYGPFQYPEKLIPLFITNAIENKPLPVYGTGKNTRDWIFVRDHCEAIDLLLHSNGFEGEVFNIGSGEERSVLEIASIILRTLGKSEELIAFVPDRPGHVMRHAVDTKKIRSLTGWKPKYSFSEGIEETIRWYLENESWWKQIKSGEFKKYYESHYGAISEKQLR; this is translated from the coding sequence ATGTACAGGCGAATACTCGTCACAGGCGGCATGGGGTTTATCGGAAGCAATTTCATCAGATTCATGATCGAGAAGCATCCCGAAATGGAAATCATCAATCTCGATAAATTAACCTACGCAGGCAATCCTCGCAATCTTGAGGATATTAGGTGTGAACGCTTGAAATTCGTTAGAGGGGATATTTGCGACGAGACGGTCGTCAACGATTTAGCTGCAAAATGCGATGCAATCGTGCATTTCGCTGCCGAAACACACGTCGATCGTTCAATCGCCTCCGCCAACGAGTTCATTAAAACAGACGTATATGGGACTTATGTACTTCTCGAAGCGGCGAGAAAGCAACATGTGAAGAGGTTTATACACATTTCCACGGACGAAGTTTATGGAGAAGCGGTGACAGCTCCTTCGAAGGAAACCGACGCGCTCATGCCCAAAAGCCCCTATGCGGCAAGTAAGGCTGGCGCAGACAGGCTCGTTTTTTCTTATTATTGCACCTACGGGCTTCCCGTAATCATCACACGCTGCACGAATAACTACGGTCCATTTCAATATCCTGAAAAGCTTATTCCGCTTTTTATCACCAATGCGATTGAGAACAAACCACTCCCCGTGTACGGGACTGGTAAAAACACGAGAGACTGGATTTTTGTCAGAGATCATTGCGAGGCGATCGATCTCCTCCTCCATTCTAACGGATTTGAAGGCGAAGTGTTTAATATCGGCTCAGGGGAGGAAAGGAGCGTCTTGGAAATTGCCTCGATCATACTGAGGACTTTGGGAAAATCAGAAGAGCTCATCGCCTTCGTTCCAGATAGACCGGGTCATGTGATGAGGCATGCGGTGGACACAAAAAAGATCAGGAGCCTAACTGGATGGAAACCTAAATATAGCTTTAGCGAGGGGATCGAAGAGACAATCAGATGGTATCTGGAAAACGAAAGTTGGTGGAAGCAGATTAAATCTGGAGAGTTTAAAAAGTATTACGAGAGCCACTATGGTGCTATCAGCGAAAAGCAGTTACGATGA
- a CDS encoding C-terminal binding protein gives MGLKVVITDYIYGEPTEEVEILKKINAEVSLFQCKTEDDVIEIARDADAILNTYAPISRRVIERLERCRVIARYGIGYDTIDVEAATEKKIVVVNVPTYCIDEVADHTLALILCALRKITVYDRAIRKGSWDWRDARPIHRLKEMTLGLIAVGKIGRALAERVKPIGMRIIAFDPYVPDEKMREIGIEPVSLDTLLREADVISIHTPLTKETRHMIRYEKFKLMKRNAVLVNTSRGGVIKTDDLVKALQEGLIAFAALDVLEDEPPPRDHPLLKFENVILTPHTSFYSEGSLKEVKKTAAEEIVRVLTGRKPLSCVNPDVLKRIDLDQCTIS, from the coding sequence ATGGGGCTCAAAGTCGTCATTACCGATTACATTTACGGCGAACCGACGGAGGAAGTTGAAATTCTGAAGAAGATCAATGCAGAAGTCAGTCTCTTCCAATGTAAGACTGAAGACGATGTTATAGAGATTGCGAGGGACGCTGATGCAATTCTCAACACATATGCCCCCATTTCCCGCCGAGTTATAGAAAGACTTGAACGCTGCAGAGTTATCGCACGGTATGGGATCGGTTACGACACAATTGATGTTGAGGCGGCTACTGAAAAGAAAATTGTTGTCGTTAATGTTCCAACATACTGTATCGACGAAGTTGCCGATCATACTTTAGCCCTAATCCTTTGTGCCCTCAGGAAGATCACCGTCTACGATCGGGCGATCAGGAAAGGTAGCTGGGACTGGAGAGATGCGAGACCGATTCACAGACTTAAAGAAATGACACTTGGCCTCATTGCCGTCGGGAAAATTGGAAGGGCCCTCGCGGAGAGAGTCAAACCGATCGGCATGAGAATCATTGCTTTTGATCCCTACGTTCCTGACGAAAAGATGAGGGAGATTGGCATTGAGCCAGTATCACTCGACACACTTTTGAGAGAGGCGGACGTGATATCGATTCATACACCCCTCACGAAAGAGACTAGACACATGATCCGCTATGAAAAATTCAAGTTGATGAAGCGGAACGCGGTTTTAGTCAACACTTCGCGTGGTGGCGTCATCAAGACGGATGATCTCGTGAAAGCGCTACAGGAGGGGCTCATTGCATTTGCCGCATTGGACGTTCTTGAGGATGAGCCGCCACCGAGGGATCATCCTCTTTTGAAATTCGAAAACGTCATTTTAACGCCACATACATCCTTCTATTCGGAAGGATCGCTGAAAGAAGTCAAAAAGACGGCAGCGGAGGAGATTGTGCGAGTTCTCACAGGTCGGAAACCACTCAGTTGCGTTAACCCAGATGTGTTAAAGAGAATTGATCTCGACCAATGCACGATATCATAA
- a CDS encoding flavodoxin family protein, whose amino-acid sequence MKALIFNGSARKNGNTATLLERICVKFAKASIDFEWINLTDLKIEDCRGCLACKKNGRCEIDDDMQTIYEKIQEVDFIVLGSPVYMGAETGRVKSFVDRLYAFLRFTDKKGVFESNLKKGKKAIVVFSCGLKDGDIVYNHLNVRYFNIFVRLLGCDDMRSFIIPSFYLVEKNKGSHDSSPLKQLLDETSRFIGMP is encoded by the coding sequence ATGAAAGCCCTCATCTTCAACGGTAGTGCACGCAAAAATGGCAATACGGCTACGCTCTTAGAAAGAATTTGTGTGAAATTTGCGAAAGCATCGATCGATTTCGAATGGATTAACCTTACAGATCTGAAAATCGAGGATTGCAGAGGATGTCTTGCGTGTAAGAAAAACGGTCGATGCGAAATTGATGACGATATGCAGACAATCTATGAAAAAATCCAGGAAGTTGATTTCATCGTACTCGGTTCACCCGTGTACATGGGCGCGGAAACTGGCAGAGTCAAATCGTTCGTTGATCGTCTTTACGCCTTTTTGAGATTCACCGACAAGAAAGGCGTTTTCGAGAGTAATCTCAAAAAGGGGAAGAAAGCGATTGTCGTCTTCTCTTGCGGCCTGAAAGACGGCGATATTGTGTATAACCACTTAAATGTGCGATACTTCAACATTTTTGTGAGATTGCTTGGTTGCGATGATATGCGATCGTTTATCATTCCCTCGTTCTATCTTGTTGAGAAAAACAAAGGATCTCACGATTCGTCCCCTTTGAAACAGCTCCTCGATGAGACATCCCGGTTTATTGGTATGCCATAA
- a CDS encoding PAS domain S-box protein: MNERSDKNPITDIKYEEILGLGKRSIRKSYYPELKRRIEELEKIRAILDHSSFAIFIVDVPSGRIIYSNAYVAEKLRYDEKSLKRMTIYDFFGEGKREWITKFLEALPERCEPFVSEIKSADGEPIPCEIAFSTVSTESERFAILIVHDIRDRIRVEEALKATENLLVNIIEQSPESMMITDSSGTVIRLNRTCRKMFGINRDDQLVGRYNILADPQIEQQGFSEDIQKVFSEWKIARFTIEYELSRICDAQSNEINKRILTFVIFPVSDEKGNITNAVIAHIDETEKIAEENLKKRAYQQIEKNMEQFAVVLDEIRNPLSVIIGLLESSGNEEITSKVLSQAGRIEKILDRLEKEWVATEEMRKFIEKTL, from the coding sequence ATGAACGAGCGCTCTGATAAGAATCCGATTACCGACATTAAATATGAAGAAATTCTCGGACTTGGCAAGCGTTCAATCAGAAAAAGTTATTACCCCGAGCTGAAGAGAAGAATTGAAGAATTGGAGAAGATAAGGGCAATACTTGATCATTCAAGTTTCGCCATTTTCATCGTCGACGTTCCTTCTGGGAGAATTATTTATTCGAATGCTTACGTTGCCGAGAAATTGAGATATGATGAAAAATCACTCAAAAGGATGACAATTTATGATTTTTTTGGAGAGGGTAAGCGAGAATGGATAACCAAATTCCTTGAAGCGCTTCCTGAAAGATGCGAGCCCTTCGTTTCAGAGATCAAGTCAGCGGATGGAGAACCAATTCCATGTGAAATTGCATTTTCTACTGTATCAACCGAAAGCGAGCGGTTCGCCATTCTCATTGTTCACGATATCAGAGACAGAATCAGAGTTGAAGAAGCACTCAAAGCGACTGAGAATCTCTTGGTAAACATCATCGAGCAAAGCCCTGAGTCTATGATGATAACTGACTCGAGCGGCACGGTGATCCGGTTGAACAGGACATGCAGAAAAATGTTTGGGATTAATCGGGATGATCAATTGGTAGGCAGGTATAACATCCTTGCTGATCCACAAATCGAGCAACAAGGATTTTCAGAGGATATCCAAAAGGTCTTTTCGGAATGGAAAATTGCCCGTTTTACGATAGAATATGAGCTCTCAAGAATTTGTGATGCGCAATCCAATGAAATCAATAAGAGAATTCTCACCTTTGTTATCTTCCCAGTAAGTGATGAAAAAGGCAATATTACCAATGCTGTGATCGCCCATATTGACGAGACGGAAAAAATAGCGGAAGAAAACCTGAAAAAAAGAGCATATCAACAAATCGAGAAAAATATGGAGCAGTTTGCGGTAGTCCTCGATGAAATAAGAAATCCCCTCAGCGTGATCATCGGTCTTTTGGAATCAAGCGGTAACGAGGAGATCACGAGCAAAGTGCTCAGCCAGGCAGGACGCATAGAAAAGATACTTGATCGATTGGAGAAAGAATGGGTCGCGACAGAGGAAATGAGAAAATTCATTGAAAAGACGCTTTGA
- a CDS encoding iron-containing alcohol dehydrogenase yields the protein MTDLSGGVQLRKFVVPEIVFGLDSRYLASQYARNLGAKKVLLVTDERIQGAGWTEDVEETLKDARIRYTIYSNVTPNPRTEEVMEGVELFSKEKCDTLLAIGGGSVIDCAKGIGIVSSNGGEITDYEGTDQIARPIPPIICIPTTAGTAADISQFAVFMDVERKLKFCVISKSLVPDVSLVDPVTTTTMSPRLTAETGLDALSHAIEAFVSTGNSPLTDLHAREAIKVIAKYLPLAVEKGDDLEIRSKMMLGSLHAGIAFSNASLGAIHAISHCLGGLLDLPHGECNAILLEHVVAYNFEATPDRYEDITRAMGINVDGLYYPEKKNALVNALAELRHRVNIRQKLRNLGVRKTDIPKLAEMAMKDPCMMTNPRRLQPNDVEVIYERAL from the coding sequence ATGACGGATCTTTCTGGTGGCGTGCAACTGCGAAAATTCGTGGTTCCCGAAATCGTGTTCGGGCTCGATTCGAGATATCTTGCTTCACAGTATGCGCGGAATCTCGGTGCGAAAAAGGTTCTTCTCGTCACTGACGAAAGAATTCAAGGTGCTGGATGGACCGAAGACGTTGAGGAAACCTTGAAAGATGCGAGAATTCGGTACACCATTTACTCCAATGTGACACCAAACCCAAGAACAGAAGAAGTGATGGAGGGGGTCGAGTTATTCTCAAAAGAAAAATGCGACACGCTGCTTGCAATTGGTGGCGGTAGTGTGATTGATTGTGCCAAAGGAATCGGTATTGTGAGCAGCAACGGCGGTGAGATTACAGATTACGAGGGGACAGACCAGATTGCTCGTCCGATTCCTCCCATCATCTGCATTCCGACGACTGCCGGAACCGCAGCAGATATTTCCCAATTCGCCGTTTTTATGGACGTTGAAAGGAAATTGAAGTTCTGCGTCATCAGCAAATCTCTTGTTCCCGATGTTTCACTCGTTGACCCCGTTACGACAACGACGATGTCGCCACGCCTGACCGCCGAGACAGGTCTTGATGCGTTGTCTCATGCCATAGAGGCGTTCGTTTCGACTGGAAATTCACCACTAACAGATCTTCACGCGAGAGAAGCAATAAAGGTTATTGCGAAATACTTGCCTCTCGCTGTTGAAAAAGGCGACGATCTGGAAATTCGAAGCAAGATGATGCTTGGCAGTTTGCACGCGGGAATCGCGTTTTCAAATGCGAGTCTTGGTGCAATTCATGCGATATCACACTGTCTTGGTGGCCTTCTCGATTTACCTCATGGTGAATGCAATGCGATTCTTTTGGAACATGTAGTCGCCTACAATTTTGAAGCCACACCGGATCGATATGAGGATATTACAAGAGCAATGGGAATCAATGTCGATGGTTTGTATTATCCAGAAAAGAAAAATGCCCTCGTTAACGCACTAGCGGAATTGCGCCATCGTGTGAATATCCGACAGAAATTGCGCAATCTCGGCGTAAGAAAGACAGATATACCTAAACTCGCGGAGATGGCGATGAAAGATCCTTGCATGATGACTAACCCCCGACGGCTTCAACCTAATGATGTTGAGGTCATTTATGAACGAGCGCTCTGA
- a CDS encoding response regulator — protein sequence MKILIVDDDDNLREMLRNMLSDFEVIEARNGREAVELARKSKLDVIIMDIMMPEMDGIEASRRILRENPKAVIICLTAFSGVKGPAMLEIGVREVISKPFRKNDLLSAIRRYALNS from the coding sequence ATGAAAATACTCATCGTCGATGATGATGACAATCTCCGCGAGATGCTTCGCAACATGCTCTCGGATTTTGAAGTCATCGAGGCAAGAAATGGTCGAGAAGCTGTCGAACTTGCCAGAAAGTCAAAACTAGATGTCATTATTATGGACATCATGATGCCAGAAATGGACGGAATTGAGGCGTCGAGGCGAATCCTCCGGGAGAATCCTAAAGCGGTTATTATTTGTCTGACCGCCTTTTCCGGCGTTAAGGGTCCCGCGATGCTGGAGATTGGTGTAAGAGAGGTAATCTCGAAGCCTTTTAGAAAAAACGACCTTCTTAGTGCAATCAGGAGGTATGCGTTGAATTCATGA